Sequence from the Echinimonas agarilytica genome:
AAAAGAGTTTTGGACAGGCTGCGACACATATTGTTCAAGCTCCTGGCCGAGTCAACTTAATTGGCGAGCACACAGACTACAACGATGGTTTTGTATTGCCTTGTGCAATTGATTACCAAGCCGTTGTTGCAGCGTCGCGACGTGATGACAATTTAGTGCGTGTTGAAGCGGTTGATTACGGTTATAAAGTTGACGAGTTTAGCCTCGATGACGACATCGTATTTTCTGATCATGAAATGTGGGTGAACTATGTACGTGGCGTAGTCAAATACTTGCAAATTCGTGGTTATAAATTTGGCGGCGCAGATATTTCAATTAGCGGAAACGTGCCACAAGGTGCAGGTTTAAGCTCTTCAGCTGCGTTAGAAGTTGTGATTGGTCAAACCTTTAAAGTTCTGTATGACTTGACAATTTCACAGCAAGAAATTGCCTTAAACGGACAGCAAGCAGAAAACGAATTTGTCGGTTGTGCATGCGGCATTATGGACCAATTGATTTCAGCCGAGGGTGAAGAGCAGCACGCTCTGATGATTGACTGCCGTTCACTCGAAACCAAAGCGGTATCTATGCCTGCTGACTTGTCTGTGGTGATTATCAACTCCAACAAGAAACGCGGCTTGGTAGACAGTGAGTACAATACTCGCCGTGAACAATGTGAAGCCGCCGCCGCTCACTTTGGCAAGCAAAAGTTACGTGACGTCACGTTTGAAGAGTTGATGGCTCAACGCGAAGCGCTTGATCCTGTGGTATTTCGTCGTGCGCGTCACGTGTTAACTGAAAATCAACGCGTATTAGAAGCAGCTGATGCGCTTGCATCTCACGATGTATTGAAGTTGGGTGAGTTGATGGAACAGTCGCACGTTTCTATGCGCGATGACTTCGAGATCACCGCAGAAGCAATCGACAGCTTAGTTGATATTGTGAAGGTTGTGATTGGTGATAAAGGTGGTGTACGCATGACAGGCGGTGGATTTGGTGGCTGTATTGTTGCCCTCATGCCACACGACTTGGTAGACCCAGTTCGCAAAGCCGTTGCTGAGCAATATGAAGCGAAAACAGGCTTAAAAGAAACCTTTTACGTCTGTAAAGCTATGAACGGTGCAGGCCACGTAGCTTAGTGCTATCAGACGACGTAGCCATTAAATACGCTAAATTTAAGCCCGCACTCGCGGGCTTTTTTTGTGCAGAGGATTGAGGGATTTCACCTATTCAATTGGTTCAATACAGGTTTTTCAACATCAATAAGGCAAGTCAGTCCCTTGAATTACCGCTGGTCAGCACCGGCACACAGACGAAGCAACATAAAAGCACAAAGCCGGCTTGGTAGCGCTAAACCTCACCCCGCTGCGAAAAACTCCACTCGAACACCTCCAGGAATTAAACACATCAAATGGTAGTTGTTAGATTGCCCAATTTGTTCAGGTAGAAATTCAATATCAACCGAATCAAGTTGACTGAATTTTTGGCTCAGTTGGTGCAGACTTTCTAAGTTTTTAACTTGGAGTGCCACATGATGAAGGCCAATGTTTGAATGGCGGTTAAAAGCATTAAAATCATCAGCCTGCACCTGCCAAAGTGTCAGCATGACTGTGCCGTCAGAAACGAAAATAGCAGGGTACTCCGGCTTTTCTCCAACTTGAGCAAAATGCAGCTGTTCAATAAAAAAGTCTGCGGTATGGCGAATGTCTGGCACGGTTAAGCCCAAATGATGGATGCCTTGAGTGATGGCGCTCTGACTCATAATTGTCTCCATTAAATTCTAAATTCTTTTTTCGATACACTTTTAACTGGCATGGGTGAACAGGTCTGTTCATTTTTTGTAGGTTAGTGAACAGATCTGTTCATGTCAAGCGAGTGCGTTATAATCAGTGAGCATTAAAAATTGAGGAAAGTTGCATGGCGGATCAGGGTAAAAAGCAAGTGCTGATTGAAACAGCATTCGCATTGTTTAATGAGTTTGGTTTTCATGCTACCGGTATCGACACCATCATGCGCGAATCAGGTGTGTCTAAAACCACGCTCTATAAATATTTTAGAACCAAAGATGAATTGATTTTAGCCGTACTCAAATATCGTCATGCTCAGCTTGAGCAGTCTTTACAGGGCGCCATAGACGATGCAATCAGCCAGCAGCCTAATGCAGACTCGAGCGTTCACGCGCTGAGCGTATTCGACGGCTTAGCCGAATGGTTCAACAGTCCTCAGTTTTATGGTTGCAATTTCATCAATGCCAGCGCGGAATTTAGCCAACATAATCACCCGATTCATCAATATGCTGACTTTCACAAAAGATGGATTATGTCTTTTGTCGCTAAGGTGCTCGGCAAGGGACATGAATCGTTAGCGCAACAACTCTCGCTTCTCATGGACGGGGCTATCGTGGCTGCGCATGTGCGAGGAGATAAAAGCGCAGCTGAGACCGCTAAGGCAATTGCGCAAAAGTTGATTTAATTTTACATCTGATATGGCTTCATCTTTATCCTGAACGCTGTTGTTTTAGCCATATTTTGAACTCAAAATAAACACTTGTTGAATGACTCTGCACGCCAATGATATTGCGGTTTACGCGTTGCTTAAGAGTTATGATATAAGATAGCCACATACTCCAAAACACGGATGAAATAGGTCGCCATGACAGGTTTGCTTCGCATTATATTAATTGATACCCACCTTCCGGGTGTGGTGGAACTAAAACTCAAAGGGCACACCAATATATGCGGCACCAATGCTTCTGGTAAAACCACCTTACAGCGTTTACTTCCCGTGTTTTATGGCGAAGCGCCCAGTCGAGTGGTGCCCTCCACACGAGACAGCTTTCAGGCGTGGTACTTACCGCGAACATCGAGTTTCATTATTTATGAATACCAGCGTGCTGACGGCCAAATGTGCATGGCGGTGCTCACCAGTTCATCCACAGGGGTTGTTTACCGACTCATTCATAAAACTTTTGAAATGGATGACTTTGTTCGTGTAGATCTCACCGGAGAATCCAGCAGCATCCCTTTAGTTGAAATCATTCGCAATTGTAAAAATGCGGGGGTGATGACAAGTAAAAAGCTTAACACCAAAGAGTTCAGGGCAGTGATTCAAAATGACCGAGTGGTCATGAACAGCAGCAGTGAGAAGCGCAACCTAATTTCAGATGCTCGCTTTTTTAGTGTTTGCGAGTCTGGCCACAACCTGCGGCATATCGAAAAGTTAATTAAGGCGGTGCACTCCAAAGAAGGCAAAATGGAAACCATTAAAGCCATGATTGCCGCGATCTTAGAAGAAGAAGGCGTCAGCACTCCCAATTCTCGTATCAGCCGCGCGAAAGTCGATGAATGGATTAAAGAATGTCAGCTCATTGCTGAATTCGATGGTTTACGTCCTCAGTTTAAGGCTCTGCAGCAATCTGATATTCAACTGCAGCAGACCGAACAACGTCTGTCTGATTTGGCATTTTCATTAAATTTGGATGTAAGCCAATTGAACCAAATGCTGACCCAAGATGAAGACGCTTTATCAACCCTAAAAGCCACATTGCAGCAAGTCACAGAAGACTGGGAACAGGCGCGAGAGCAGTTACAAGAGGCGTTGTCGAGTGCACAAGGTGACGTTCAAAGCAGCGAGCAGCGACTCGACCAAATTGAATTGGAATTCGATGACTGGATGGACAAAGACATTGAAACCCACCGAGACAACATTGAAAAGCTCCCGCAATGGCAGAGCGATGTGGATGCAGCGCAACAAACACACGCTTTGTTAACAGAGCAACACCAAGATATTGAAGCCGCTTACAACCGTCAGTTGGCTGAAATAGAAGAGCGTCACAACAAAGAGCAATCGGCGCAAAATAAGCAACGCAGCACGCTTAATGATGCGTTGCACCGCAACCAACTCAATGCAAAGTCGGATCTGCAAGAGCTGCAGCAACAACAACAACTCGACCGACAACAAGTGCAAGACGATTTTGCCCGCCAAGCACAAGATATTCAGCTTCAACTGTCGGAGCTGACCACCAAGTTGAGTCACGCGAGCTTTACTGAGCAAGAGCTAGGTGCTCAGAACTTGATTGAAGCAGCGCTGGATGAAGCCGTACAGCAAGAAGACTACAGTCGCGAAGCATTGCATCAGCAACAAAAGCTGCAGGCAGAACTAAAACGTGAACAAGACCAGCTCAATGAACAGCTCACATCTGCGCGTCAGCGAGTGGCCAAATGTGTTCAGCACGTAGAGAATATTGAGACGCTATTGTATCCCGCTGAAAATACCTTGCTCGGTTTTTTACGGACCCAACATCAAGGTTGGGAGCACTATGTGGGCAAGGTCATTCATCCCGATTTGCTGATTCGTACTGATCTTAATCCGCGTGTCATTGAAGACGCTTCCACAACGCCATCATTGTATGGATTGCGGCTCGATACTGATGCCATTGAAGTACCTGAGATGGTGCAAACAGAAGCTCAATTGCAGCTTCGACTAACCCAAGCGCACGATGATCATCAAGCAGAGCTCAATGCGCAGCAGCAACTAGAAGCTGAGCTGGGTAGATTCAATCAGCAACTCAGAGACAAAGAGAAACTGCTCACATCATTGCAATCACAATTAGCAATTGCCGGTCAGTCTCGTCAACGCATGCTAGATGAAAAACGTCAGCTCATTGCTGAGCATCGGCAGGCGCTGAGTGCACGAAAAACAGAGCAACAAAAGCGAGTGGATGAAGCCAAACAAGCGTTGCAAAAGCTCGCCAGTCGTAAAGCTGATGCATTAGAACAGGTTGATGATCAGGCGCAGGATGCATTGATTGAGAAAAAAGCGCATTGGGAACAAATTACCGGTGATTATGAGGCGCAAATTGAAACGCTTGATGAGCAAATTAAACAAGCTCATACAGCCTACCGACAAAGTCGCAAAGAATCTGAAAAATGGCTCAAGGATCAGTTAGCTGAGCGAGACGTTGATGTTGATAAAATTAGTGAGCTGAAACAGAAGATTAGAGACTTAAAGTCTCGTATTGAGGTGACTCATCGTCATCGAGATGCGGTGTTGGATTACAAGCGTTGGCATCAGTTGGTATTCACTAACGAGAAGAACCAGTTTCAGCAGAAACTTACCGATGCACGTCAAAAAAGCGGAACCACCCAGCGTGCATTGGATGAAAAACGGCAACAATTTAAGCAGCATCAACAGGCGCACAAAGAACAGATCAGCTCTCTGGACAGAAGCATTGGAGTAACCAAAGAAGTTGTGCGGAATATTCAGTCACAGTTAAAGCAACTTGCCTTGTTGGATTTAGCCAAAAGTACGGGCTCTGAAATTCAAGGTTCGCCGGCTCAGCGCGCAAGTGAGTGCCAACAATTAATTGAGCAGCAAGCCAAGCTATTGAGCCAAGTCGAGCAACACATTCGCTATTTCGACAATAGCATTGGCCAAAAAGCCGGCACTAGCTTGTCGGATATTTGGGAGCAAAGTCGAAGCGAATGCATGGTCGACAATGGGCTTGGAGTGATGCTGCCAGATGCGCGTCGCATGGTGACACATCTAGACCAACTACTGAATGTCATTGTGCCGCAAAAGATCGAAGGCCTAAGAACCCTCGGGCGTAATTTTGGCAATGATTTAAGCCAGTACTATCATATTTTGTCAGACATCGATAAACGCATTGCACAGCAAAGCCGGCGTATTAGCAAAGAGGTTGACGAGGAGTTATTCCTCGATGGCGTATCAGAGTCTTCGGTTAAAATTAGAAGTCGCATTAGTGAACTTGAGTTTTGGCCAGAGCTTCAACGTTTTAATCAGCTCCATCAACATTGGCTGCAACAAGAGAGCCAAATACTGCCAGATGAAGACTATGCACATGCAATGCGCACCGTGCTCGACATACTAGGCAGAGCTGTATTGCAAGGCGGGATAAGCCAATTGTTAGACATTGAATTGCACTTGAAAGAGGGGGCCAGTCATTTGGTGATTCGAACCGACAAACAGCTCAATGAATCCTCCAGTCATGGCATGGCGTATTTAATTCTGTGTAAGTTCTTACTTGCTTTCACACGTCTACTCAGAGGCGACTCGAAAGCCACTATCCATTGGCCAATTGATGAAATTGGCACTTTGGCAAATCACAACGTGGCGAAGATTTTCGATGCCTGTGCAAACAACCAAATTACGGTACTTGGTGCGTTTCCGAACCCAGATTCCGAAGTGCTCAATCTATTCGAGAATCGCTATCTGATCGACAAAGAAAAGCGACGTCTGCAAATTGTGCAGCCGAAGCTCAGTGCCATTAGTCAGCGTATTCAACAAGCGGCACAGGCGGGTAGCTCTAAGGAGGTGGCATCATGATGAGCGAAAAAGGTCGTGTATTAGAACGTTTGTTGTCAGGACATTTTATTTGTCAAACCACAGACGAAGAAGGCTATCGGTTCTTAATGGTCGACGCGAATGCAGAAGCCATTGAATCAAATTTGAGCCTGCTCAACCGAACTCTCACAAAAGTGGCTGATAACGATGTGTTCTTTTGCGCTTATCAAGCCATCGGAGACACCGAACGACGACACCTCACCGCACAGTTTAAAGAAACCGCCAATAGCCTTCTCCCTTTGGTGGAGTGGCTGGTACTAGTGCAAGAGGCCACAGGGCAAAATGCGCCGCTGAGTGAGGGCTGTGTGGTGCGGTTAAATGAATTGCAAACCATTATTGAAGATACCCCTGCTTTTACTGAGCAGTTGGCAAAAATCTCTCATTATCCGTTGTTTAATTCATCGAGTAATGTGGTTGATGCGCAACTCAAGTTAGTGTTTAAACGCTTAACTGAAACAGGATATCTGCTTCGTCCAAACCCTGATAAGTTGATATATGTGGCAACGGGTAAAATTGATTATGTTTTTGAGGTTATAAAATTTATTGGTGAAAGCGAAAACTTAGCGCTGACCGAGCAGGCCGAAGATGCCATTAAACAAGGTGAGTTGTTATGAGCCAACCGTTGCATGCGGCGGGCGTGAAACTGCTCAAAGCACTCAGCAATCATTCCGATATCATCATGAAAGCTTATCTTTCCGGTCATATCAGTGAGATTGAGCATTCGCCTCAAGTGATTGAAAATCTCATTCAGCTCGGCGTTTTGTGGCGGCCAGAGCCAAGCGAAGATCTGCGCTTAAGGCGCGCAGTTCGTGCCATGCTGGAAAGCAGTTTACGTGACGACCGCAACCGTCAGGTCGATGCGAATATTGGCTCTCGTTTAAGCATGATCAAAACGTTAGCTGAACACTACAAGGAAGCCCTTCATCATCACAAATTCACAGACGCAGAAGTTCACCTAGAAGAGCTCACCGAACAAACCTACGGTTTGGCCGAAACGCTTAAAAGTAGTGTGCGTAGTTTGTGGAATAGGATTCATAATGAATTTGGTTATGTGGCATCGGTCAAAGCCAAAATTCGAGAAAATCAGCTGGCACAAAGCCAAGTGACCGACATGCTGAATCAGCTCGAAATGCTCGACTTTGAAGAACTAACGGAAATTGCAGGTGGTAACCGTGAATTACGGCGTTTGCTGGTAAATGCATTGCATCGCAGTCACAGCGATATTTCGCTTGAATTAAGCACAGTTCAGAGCCGACTGATCGAGCTTTTGGGACAATTTCGTGAGTATTTAGGGCGATCACAATTGTTAAAAGGCTTTGCCCTGCACATGGCGCAAAAGCCTGATTACAAACCCAGAGAGTATTCGCAGAGCCATCAGGTGCCCAGTTTATTCAATCGTCCAAGCCCGATGCTCAAGCCTGCACAGGCGAATGTGAATAACAGTACGCATGAGCTTGAGCTGCAAACTATTGTGGCGCGCTTGAAACAAGTGACGCACAACCTAGACCATCAAGACAGTAGCCCCCTTGCGCAAACCTTTGTATTGGAACCGCAAGCTTCAATTGCGCTCGACGCCGAGCCGCTTAAAGCTGCGGTAGAAGATTACTTCTGCCAAGTAATCGATGGTCAAGTGCTCATCTCGGCATTGAGTTACCATCAGCAACAACAGCTGCCGTTTGAGCAGGAAGTGTGGATTTATGCCGTGATGGGTGGTTTCCAAGGCTTATCAGCAGAAGAACAACATTTTTTTGAAATGGGAACGCAAGGCCATCCCCATGCCCAGTTTAACGGCAATTATATTATTGAAGATGTGCATCTAGGTCTGCGCTAATGAAAGCGCCACTTGCTGACTTAACACGTTTTTTTAATTCGCCTAACCGGAGGATTAAAGTCGGCACTCGCCTTTACCAGTGGTTAGAGCAACAAGATTACCTTGGTGGGCATGAGGGCTTGCATCAGATTGAGTTAACACACCTACAAAAACAGGCACTTAAAAGTCAAATCGAAGCGGCTCTAAATTTATCCTTTGCAGAAGTGGAACAATTCCAAACGCGCTCCGACTTTGGGCGCACGCGTATTCATAAATCAGCCCCCATTCAGCCTGAACAACACTATGTGATTGTGAAGTCGGTTTCACGTCCCTTGCTCGAATTTGGTCATGGCAGAACTCTGCCACAAGGACAATCACTAAGAGTTGATGTGACCACACTGAATAAGGGGGAACTGAAGGCTGTGGTTGTTGTTGAAAACCTCGATAGTTTTGATGAGTTTCATCGATTTAATCTGCCGGCCGTTGTTCATCATGCGCTGATTGTATTTCGTGGTTACAACAACGAATCGAAAGGAACAAAGGCTTTGTTATGCGCTGTAAGCGAGCATGTTCCGGTGATCGCAGCTTATGATCTCGACCCCGCAGGGCTTTGCATGGCTCAACAGAATCGCTGTATTAGCCATGTTTTGATGCCCTCAGTGGGCAATAGTCAAACGCTAACATCAGATTTAGAGGAATTTAAAAAGCAAAGTGCCCAAGCTCAAAAATTATCTCAGCTCAATTTTGGCAAAGCGCAACCTCTTGCTGAGAATGTATATCAAAACAAGTTAGCGATCATGCAGCAGGGGATGCTGGCTTCTGGCGTTCCATTGGAAGTTTTTGAATTAAATTAACCGATTACAACGAACCAACCCTTTTTCGGGGTGTCAATTTTAGTGTCGCTCATTTTAGGGATGCGACTACATTAGTTATATTAATGTTCGTTGCGTGTTGTAGCAGGCTGAACTCTCAATTAAGTAGATATTGCATGAAAAAAAGCATTAAGTCCCGTTCAATGGTTGCGATCATGTCAATGTATTTCGCGCTATTGACGCCTCACTTCCTTGCTGCACAAGAGCAAGCCTTACTCAATGAAAATGAAGATATAACGCCTACTTTTGCCAGAGAAACTTCCCACGAAAACTTACCCGATGCAGATTTAATCACGGATGTTGAGATAGGATCGGCTGAATTAGTGGGAGAGGCTGTTGAGGCCGAATCTTCTCAAGGTTTGCCGGTAGCGGATTCAGCCGCGTATCCGCAACTACAATCAGCAAATAACGAAGCTGTAGAGCCTGAGTGGGGCAATTTGGAATTACTGGGCGGTAGCGTTGCCCCCGGCACTGAACAAGCTTTGGGTTGGTTCTCAGGCCATTTACCGGGGGGCTTTCAAATGGCCACGCCGGTTGTCATTGTTCATGGTAGCGAGCCCGGTCCGCGTATCTGTCTCACCGCTGCGCTGCATGGTGATGAGGTGAATGGTGTTGAGATTGCTCGACGAGTGGTGCAAAACATTGATCCAGCTCAACTAAAAGGTAGCATTATTTCTGTTCCCGTGGTCAACATGGATGGATTGTGGCGAAAAGATCGGTACATGTCCGACAGACGCGACTTAAATCGAGCATTTCCCGGCTCACCCAATGGCACCACGGCTGCACAGGTCGCTTACAGTCTCTTTAACAACATCGTGAAGCACTGTGACAGCTTAATCGATTTGCATTCGGGATCGATGTATCGCGAGAATCTACCGCAACTCAGAGCCGACTTAACCACGACTGCGGTGGCTGATATGGCCAGTGAATTTGGCGAAATTGCAGTGCTTCAAAGCCTTGCTCCGCTGGGCAGCTTGCGAGGCTCTGCTACGGCAGCGGGGATCCCTACTGTGGTGATGGAAGTGGGCGGGCCATTTACGTTGGACGTGGGTATGGTTGAAATTAGCGTGAAGAGTGTTAGGAGCTACCTTGCATCCCAGGGCATGATCAAGCGTTCGTACTTTTGGTCTAAACCGCAACCCATCTTTTACGAGTCGAAGTGGGTGCGCTCTAGGCAAGGTGGAATTCTGATCAATGAAGTCGAGCTGGGAGAGAAGCCCCGCAAAGGAAAGTTGCTTGGCGTCGTTCGAAATCCGATTACAGATTCGGTGGAAGAAATTCGAGCGCCGTTTGATGCGGTAGTACTTGGCAGGGCACAAAATCAATTTGTCAGCGCAGGTTATGCCGTGTACAACCTAGGGAAACGCAGTACCTTTGAAGATCTAGAGCAAAAAGGTGAAGTGGTTAAGAAAAGTGTTGCTAGGAAAAATGCTCAAGAACTGGGGCTGAATGATGGCATCGTACCTCCTGAAGCGAATGTTCAACCAGAAGAGCCTCCACTTCCTTCCGAGCAAATAATAGATGAACAGAATCCGGAAATTGAACCTGTGCATCAGGCTACTGAAAGCGGCTCGGTCATGAGAGAAACAAGGAATAATCAGGCTGCCGAGGAGGCCGTATCGAAGGTTAAAATCGAGCTAAACACCGTCCCCACAGAACAACACGCGTTATCAACAGAAATCAGCCTAGAGTTAGCGCCAAGCCAACAAGTAGCGAATCCGGGAGATATTAAGTTGTCTGAAAATATTGTGAACCAGGAGTCACCTGAAGGAACATCTGATTCGCAACGGTCGACGCCAGAGCAAAGCTCGATGGACGATTTGAGTGAGGACGAGCATTAGCAAGTTATCAGTACGAACACCAGTGGACGCTCGCTAAATTAAATAAATTATATATTTATTATTAATTTAATAGGCCTGTTCTCGTTTTTGTCTATAGTTATATGACTGAGGATTGCAGGGATCAACTTGCGATGCTTTGTTGTGGGTGTGTTGTTTGTATTTAACAAAGAGAAAAGATATGAAAAAATTCAATTTATCAAAGGGATTTATCGCATTATTTGGCGCTAGTATGATTGCTATTGCAGGCGGTTGTGCAAACTCACAAGGCGAAATTGAATCAGAAACGGAATTTTCAGGTTACCTCGACAATTACGAAAACTTAACTGCGGTAGATGATGAACATTTCCGCTGGGTGAGCAAAAGCTACGATGCTAAAAAATACACCAAATTAGTAGTCGAGCCTGTAGAACTCTACATTGTGAACCCTGAGAAAAAAGCAGAGTTTGAAGAAAATCCAAAAGTTGTTGCGGTCACCCAAAAGGTGCTTGCAGAATTAACGGATGAATTGAAAAAAGAGCTTAGCAAAACCTATGAGATTGTAGATACAGCTGGGCCCGATACACTAGTATTTGCCTCGGCTCTCACCAGCAGCTCGTCACAACCTTTAGGAATGACAGGTTGGGAAGTGATGCCAATTGGCGCTGTTGTCGGCAGTACTATGGCATTGACGGGTAACCGTGCGCGCGTCGTTCAGCTAGTTTGGGAAGGTAAAATCTCAGATGGAGCATCAGGTGAACTTGTCGTGACAGGCATCAAAAAAGGTATTGCAGATCAAGAAGAGAAAGAAGAAGTGACGTTGGATGACTTCATGATCATCGTCAAAGAGTTTGCGAAAGAAACCGGTGCGTCAGCAGCGAACCTATTGTCGAAATAAATAGAACGACATAATGCCTTGGTTAACACCGAAGTAATATGAAGTTGTTTCAATAAAAAAGGCTGCAATGTGCAGCCTTTTTTACGTCAAGATTTAAAATTAACGAAGCCTTTTTCGAAACCCTAACAAGGCTAGGCCAAGCAAAGATGCAAAGCCCAAGCTTCCACCTCCACCACCGCCTGAACTACTGCCGCCATCATCGGGATCTGTAGGCGTGGGAGGTTCATATGTTGATAAAGGCGGCATTAAATCCAAATGGGTGTCTGTGTTTGGATCGGTGACCGTAATCGATTCAATGATCACGTAGTGTTGGTCGGTGAGATCCGTATCAACATCTGGATCGTTTCTTAAAGGCAATTCGGCCAACACACCTCCTGCGTTATAGACCGGCAATCCTGCAATTGCGTCAACCACGTCCATACCATCACCCATGACCACACCGAACGCAGTGAATCCGCCATTTTGAGAATCTAAGTTTGCAGCATTGTTTGCGGTACTAAAGAACCACTGGCGTGTCGCGCTGTCGGGAGACGAAGCGCTTTTCGCCATG
This genomic interval carries:
- a CDS encoding DUF3313 domain-containing protein yields the protein MKKFNLSKGFIALFGASMIAIAGGCANSQGEIESETEFSGYLDNYENLTAVDDEHFRWVSKSYDAKKYTKLVVEPVELYIVNPEKKAEFEENPKVVAVTQKVLAELTDELKKELSKTYEIVDTAGPDTLVFASALTSSSSQPLGMTGWEVMPIGAVVGSTMALTGNRARVVQLVWEGKISDGASGELVVTGIKKGIADQEEKEEVTLDDFMIIVKEFAKETGASAANLLSK
- a CDS encoding ATP-binding protein, which produces MTGLLRIILIDTHLPGVVELKLKGHTNICGTNASGKTTLQRLLPVFYGEAPSRVVPSTRDSFQAWYLPRTSSFIIYEYQRADGQMCMAVLTSSSTGVVYRLIHKTFEMDDFVRVDLTGESSSIPLVEIIRNCKNAGVMTSKKLNTKEFRAVIQNDRVVMNSSSEKRNLISDARFFSVCESGHNLRHIEKLIKAVHSKEGKMETIKAMIAAILEEEGVSTPNSRISRAKVDEWIKECQLIAEFDGLRPQFKALQQSDIQLQQTEQRLSDLAFSLNLDVSQLNQMLTQDEDALSTLKATLQQVTEDWEQAREQLQEALSSAQGDVQSSEQRLDQIELEFDDWMDKDIETHRDNIEKLPQWQSDVDAAQQTHALLTEQHQDIEAAYNRQLAEIEERHNKEQSAQNKQRSTLNDALHRNQLNAKSDLQELQQQQQLDRQQVQDDFARQAQDIQLQLSELTTKLSHASFTEQELGAQNLIEAALDEAVQQEDYSREALHQQQKLQAELKREQDQLNEQLTSARQRVAKCVQHVENIETLLYPAENTLLGFLRTQHQGWEHYVGKVIHPDLLIRTDLNPRVIEDASTTPSLYGLRLDTDAIEVPEMVQTEAQLQLRLTQAHDDHQAELNAQQQLEAELGRFNQQLRDKEKLLTSLQSQLAIAGQSRQRMLDEKRQLIAEHRQALSARKTEQQKRVDEAKQALQKLASRKADALEQVDDQAQDALIEKKAHWEQITGDYEAQIETLDEQIKQAHTAYRQSRKESEKWLKDQLAERDVDVDKISELKQKIRDLKSRIEVTHRHRDAVLDYKRWHQLVFTNEKNQFQQKLTDARQKSGTTQRALDEKRQQFKQHQQAHKEQISSLDRSIGVTKEVVRNIQSQLKQLALLDLAKSTGSEIQGSPAQRASECQQLIEQQAKLLSQVEQHIRYFDNSIGQKAGTSLSDIWEQSRSECMVDNGLGVMLPDARRMVTHLDQLLNVIVPQKIEGLRTLGRNFGNDLSQYYHILSDIDKRIAQQSRRISKEVDEELFLDGVSESSVKIRSRISELEFWPELQRFNQLHQHWLQQESQILPDEDYAHAMRTVLDILGRAVLQGGISQLLDIELHLKEGASHLVIRTDKQLNESSSHGMAYLILCKFLLAFTRLLRGDSKATIHWPIDEIGTLANHNVAKIFDACANNQITVLGAFPNPDSEVLNLFENRYLIDKEKRRLQIVQPKLSAISQRIQQAAQAGSSKEVAS
- a CDS encoding DUF7281 domain-containing protein — protein: MKAPLADLTRFFNSPNRRIKVGTRLYQWLEQQDYLGGHEGLHQIELTHLQKQALKSQIEAALNLSFAEVEQFQTRSDFGRTRIHKSAPIQPEQHYVIVKSVSRPLLEFGHGRTLPQGQSLRVDVTTLNKGELKAVVVVENLDSFDEFHRFNLPAVVHHALIVFRGYNNESKGTKALLCAVSEHVPVIAAYDLDPAGLCMAQQNRCISHVLMPSVGNSQTLTSDLEEFKKQSAQAQKLSQLNFGKAQPLAENVYQNKLAIMQQGMLASGVPLEVFELN
- a CDS encoding VOC family protein codes for the protein MSQSAITQGIHHLGLTVPDIRHTADFFIEQLHFAQVGEKPEYPAIFVSDGTVMLTLWQVQADDFNAFNRHSNIGLHHVALQVKNLESLHQLSQKFSQLDSVDIEFLPEQIGQSNNYHLMCLIPGGVRVEFFAAG
- a CDS encoding succinylglutamate desuccinylase/aspartoacylase family protein translates to MSMYFALLTPHFLAAQEQALLNENEDITPTFARETSHENLPDADLITDVEIGSAELVGEAVEAESSQGLPVADSAAYPQLQSANNEAVEPEWGNLELLGGSVAPGTEQALGWFSGHLPGGFQMATPVVIVHGSEPGPRICLTAALHGDEVNGVEIARRVVQNIDPAQLKGSIISVPVVNMDGLWRKDRYMSDRRDLNRAFPGSPNGTTAAQVAYSLFNNIVKHCDSLIDLHSGSMYRENLPQLRADLTTTAVADMASEFGEIAVLQSLAPLGSLRGSATAAGIPTVVMEVGGPFTLDVGMVEISVKSVRSYLASQGMIKRSYFWSKPQPIFYESKWVRSRQGGILINEVELGEKPRKGKLLGVVRNPITDSVEEIRAPFDAVVLGRAQNQFVSAGYAVYNLGKRSTFEDLEQKGEVVKKSVARKNAQELGLNDGIVPPEANVQPEEPPLPSEQIIDEQNPEIEPVHQATESGSVMRETRNNQAAEEAVSKVKIELNTVPTEQHALSTEISLELAPSQQVANPGDIKLSENIVNQESPEGTSDSQRSTPEQSSMDDLSEDEH
- a CDS encoding TetR/AcrR family transcriptional regulator, with translation MADQGKKQVLIETAFALFNEFGFHATGIDTIMRESGVSKTTLYKYFRTKDELILAVLKYRHAQLEQSLQGAIDDAISQQPNADSSVHALSVFDGLAEWFNSPQFYGCNFINASAEFSQHNHPIHQYADFHKRWIMSFVAKVLGKGHESLAQQLSLLMDGAIVAAHVRGDKSAAETAKAIAQKLI
- the galK gene encoding galactokinase, which encodes MDKQQQLIEKVSQAFQKSFGQAATHIVQAPGRVNLIGEHTDYNDGFVLPCAIDYQAVVAASRRDDNLVRVEAVDYGYKVDEFSLDDDIVFSDHEMWVNYVRGVVKYLQIRGYKFGGADISISGNVPQGAGLSSSAALEVVIGQTFKVLYDLTISQQEIALNGQQAENEFVGCACGIMDQLISAEGEEQHALMIDCRSLETKAVSMPADLSVVIINSNKKRGLVDSEYNTRREQCEAAAAHFGKQKLRDVTFEELMAQREALDPVVFRRARHVLTENQRVLEAADALASHDVLKLGELMEQSHVSMRDDFEITAEAIDSLVDIVKVVIGDKGGVRMTGGGFGGCIVALMPHDLVDPVRKAVAEQYEAKTGLKETFYVCKAMNGAGHVA
- a CDS encoding peptidylprolyl isomerase yields the protein MPKHHYCSMLASAFLSLSAFSPLAQATVVHFKTSMGDFDVNLFDSSTPQTVANFLSYVNDEDNSFDQSIIHRSSPGFVIQGGGIGYDAETQLLSTLPSEAPVENEPVFSNVRGTIAMAKSASSPDSATRQWFFSTANNAANLDSQNGGFTAFGVVMGDGMDVVDAIAGLPVYNAGGVLAELPLRNDPDVDTDLTDQHYVIIESITVTDPNTDTHLDLMPPLSTYEPPTPTDPDDGGSSSGGGGGGSLGFASLLGLALLGFRKRLR